In one window of Nocardioides panacisoli DNA:
- a CDS encoding TIGR00730 family Rossman fold protein, with protein sequence MITRLAVFLGSRDGHDPAHVTLANDVGRALAERDIELVYGAGGGGLMGHLSDAVLAHGGRVYGVLPRFMVDREWGRPAGDRIESVVVESMHERKALMAARADAFLTLPGGLGTLEEFFELWTHQTLAVHEKPSGLLNPGGFWDPLLATLDRIVEAGFADRRTVDELVVAPELEDVLAGLEARRGQRA encoded by the coding sequence GTGATCACCCGACTCGCCGTCTTCCTCGGTTCCCGCGACGGACACGACCCGGCCCATGTCACCCTGGCAAACGACGTGGGTCGGGCCCTTGCCGAACGCGACATCGAGCTGGTCTACGGGGCCGGTGGCGGCGGGCTCATGGGACACCTCTCCGACGCGGTCCTCGCCCACGGCGGCCGGGTGTACGGCGTCCTCCCGCGCTTCATGGTGGACCGAGAGTGGGGCCGCCCCGCCGGGGACCGGATCGAGTCGGTCGTCGTGGAGTCGATGCACGAGCGCAAGGCCCTGATGGCTGCCCGTGCCGATGCCTTCCTCACCCTGCCGGGCGGACTCGGCACACTCGAGGAGTTCTTCGAGCTCTGGACGCACCAGACCCTCGCCGTGCACGAGAAGCCCTCGGGACTGCTGAACCCGGGGGGCTTCTGGGACCCACTGCTGGCGACGCTCGACCGCATCGTCGAGGCCGGCTTCGCCGACCGTCGTACGGTCGACGAGCTGGTGGTGGCCCCGGAACTCGAGGACGTGCTGGCCGGCCTAGAGGCGCGGAGGGGCCAGCGGGCCTGA
- the argJ gene encoding bifunctional glutamate N-acetyltransferase/amino-acid acetyltransferase ArgJ, protein MSITHPSGFRAAGVPIGLKSTGARDLALVVNDGPHHDSASVFTANRCKANPVLWSEQVVRDGTVRAIVLNSGGANCYTGAEGFQTTHAVAERVADVLDIGALDVVVCSTGLIGLRNDRDTLLAGVDTAYAALSGDGGADASRAIMTTDTVAKQVLVEREGWSVGGMAKGAGMLAPQLATMLVVLTTDAVVPAADLDRALRAATRVSFDRLDSDGCMSTNDTVSVMASGASGVTPDVADFTAALTEACTDLARQLLADAEGADHEIAITTRNAASEDDAVEVGRSVARSNLFKAAVFGNDPNWGRVLASIGTTQAAFDPADLDVAINDVWVCRNSGNGEDPATIDLTPRQVTVTIDLKAGDQQATVWTNDLTHAYVHENSAYSS, encoded by the coding sequence ATGAGCATCACCCACCCGAGTGGCTTCCGCGCCGCCGGCGTGCCGATCGGCCTGAAGTCCACCGGCGCGCGTGACCTGGCCCTGGTCGTCAACGACGGCCCCCACCACGACTCCGCGAGCGTCTTCACCGCCAACCGGTGCAAGGCCAACCCCGTGCTGTGGAGCGAGCAGGTCGTGCGCGACGGCACCGTCCGCGCGATCGTGCTGAACTCCGGTGGTGCGAACTGCTACACCGGCGCCGAGGGCTTCCAGACCACGCACGCGGTCGCGGAGCGGGTCGCCGACGTGCTCGACATCGGTGCGCTCGACGTCGTCGTGTGCTCCACCGGCCTGATCGGCCTCCGCAACGACCGGGACACCCTGCTGGCCGGCGTCGACACGGCGTACGCCGCGCTCTCCGGTGACGGCGGCGCCGACGCGTCCCGGGCGATCATGACCACCGACACCGTCGCCAAGCAGGTGCTCGTGGAGCGCGAGGGCTGGTCCGTGGGCGGCATGGCCAAGGGTGCCGGGATGCTCGCGCCGCAGCTGGCGACCATGCTGGTCGTGCTCACCACCGACGCGGTGGTGCCGGCAGCGGACCTGGACCGGGCACTGCGCGCCGCCACCCGGGTCAGCTTCGACCGCCTCGACTCCGACGGGTGCATGTCGACCAACGACACCGTCAGCGTGATGGCCAGCGGCGCCAGTGGCGTGACCCCCGACGTCGCCGACTTCACCGCCGCCCTCACCGAGGCCTGCACCGACCTGGCCCGGCAGCTGCTGGCGGATGCCGAGGGCGCCGACCACGAGATCGCGATCACCACCCGCAACGCGGCCTCCGAGGACGACGCGGTGGAGGTCGGGCGCAGCGTGGCCCGCAGCAACCTGTTCAAGGCCGCGGTGTTCGGCAACGACCCCAACTGGGGCCGGGTCCTGGCGAGCATCGGCACCACGCAGGCCGCCTTCGACCCCGCCGACCTCGACGTGGCCATCAACGACGTGTGGGTCTGCCGCAACTCCGGCAACGGGGAGGACCCCGCGACCATCGACCTGACCCCGCGGCAGGTCACCGTGACCATCGACCTGAAGGCGGGCGACCAGCAGGCCACCGTCTGGACCAACGACCTGACCCACGCCTACGTGCACGAGAACAGCGCCTACAGCTCATGA
- the argC gene encoding N-acetyl-gamma-glutamyl-phosphate reductase, which produces MHMSKVSVAVAGASGYAGGEVLRLLLGHPEVEIGALTGASNAGQSLGALQPHLTPLADRVLSETTVDNLAGHDVVVLGLPHGESGPIAAELGEEVLVIDCGADFRLADGEDWEKWYGSAHAGTWPYGLPEMTGQRERLAGTRRVAVPGCYPTVTTLTIGPAIEQGLVDNDVVVVAATGTSGAGKSAKPHLIGSEVMGSATAYGVGGAHRHTPEIRQNLTALAEEEVRVSFTPILAPMARGILATVSAPLRTPLSTEQAREAYAAAYDAEPFVHLLPEGQWPQTQSVLGSNAIHVQVTVDPESDRLVAVGAIDNLAKGTAGAAVQCLNLALGLPEQTGLSAVGVAP; this is translated from the coding sequence ATGCACATGAGCAAGGTCAGTGTCGCCGTTGCGGGCGCGAGCGGGTACGCCGGAGGTGAGGTGCTGCGGCTCCTCCTCGGCCACCCCGAGGTCGAGATCGGCGCCCTCACCGGCGCCAGCAACGCCGGCCAGTCGCTCGGTGCCCTGCAGCCGCACCTGACGCCGCTGGCCGACCGGGTGCTGTCCGAGACCACGGTCGACAACCTCGCCGGACACGACGTGGTCGTCCTGGGCCTGCCGCACGGTGAGTCCGGCCCGATCGCGGCCGAGCTCGGCGAGGAGGTCCTCGTGATCGACTGCGGCGCCGACTTCCGGCTCGCCGACGGCGAGGACTGGGAGAAGTGGTACGGCTCCGCCCACGCCGGGACCTGGCCGTACGGGCTGCCGGAGATGACCGGCCAACGTGAGCGCCTCGCCGGCACCCGGAGGGTCGCGGTCCCGGGGTGCTACCCAACGGTGACGACGCTGACGATCGGTCCCGCGATCGAGCAGGGCCTGGTCGACAACGACGTCGTGGTGGTTGCCGCCACCGGCACAAGCGGCGCCGGCAAGTCCGCCAAGCCCCACCTCATCGGGAGCGAGGTCATGGGCAGCGCGACGGCCTACGGGGTCGGCGGCGCCCACCGCCACACGCCCGAGATCCGGCAGAACCTCACCGCGCTCGCCGAGGAGGAGGTGCGGGTGAGCTTCACCCCGATCCTCGCCCCGATGGCGCGCGGCATCCTCGCGACCGTCTCCGCGCCGCTCCGGACACCGCTGAGCACCGAGCAGGCCCGCGAGGCCTACGCCGCGGCGTACGACGCGGAGCCGTTCGTGCACCTGCTCCCCGAGGGGCAGTGGCCCCAGACGCAGTCCGTCCTGGGCTCGAACGCGATCCACGTCCAGGTCACCGTCGACCCCGAGTCGGACCGCCTGGTCGCCGTCGGCGCGATCGACAACCTCGCCAAGGGCACCGCCGGCGCCGCCGTGCAGTGCCTCAACCTCGCCCTGGGACTGCCCGAGCAGACCGGCCTGTCCGCGGTGGGGGTGGCCCCGTGA
- a CDS encoding maleylpyruvate isomerase family mycothiol-dependent enzyme, translated as MTRLDFVTYLSHLRADSRRFRDVVADCDPAAPVPACPDRNAADLLWHLAEVQAFWGRVIAERPAGPNETWQPPSRPPDVPGLLARFDECSERLTDSLEEAAPSGTAWSWAPEQTVGFTFRRQAHEALIHRLDAEQTAGCTTPLDPDLAADGVAELMEVMYGGTPPTWSRFTPEGGLVALHLVDVDVRIKVQPGHLDGVDPADGTDVTGPHLVRVETTEDADTTIAGTAGDLDTWLWRRGDDRRIRVTGDPAARARFRAAVDQPLD; from the coding sequence ATGACGCGCCTCGACTTCGTCACCTACCTGAGCCACCTGCGCGCGGACTCACGGCGCTTCCGCGACGTGGTGGCCGACTGCGACCCGGCCGCACCGGTACCCGCCTGCCCCGACCGGAACGCTGCGGACCTCCTCTGGCACCTCGCCGAGGTGCAGGCGTTCTGGGGCCGGGTGATCGCGGAGCGCCCCGCCGGTCCGAACGAGACCTGGCAACCGCCGAGCCGGCCGCCGGACGTACCCGGGCTGTTGGCCCGCTTCGACGAGTGCTCCGAGCGCCTGACCGACTCCCTCGAGGAGGCCGCCCCGTCCGGGACCGCGTGGTCGTGGGCACCTGAGCAGACGGTGGGCTTCACCTTCCGCCGGCAGGCGCACGAGGCGCTGATCCACCGCCTCGACGCCGAGCAGACCGCGGGATGCACCACTCCGCTCGATCCGGACCTCGCCGCCGACGGCGTCGCGGAGCTGATGGAGGTGATGTACGGCGGCACGCCCCCGACCTGGTCCCGCTTCACCCCCGAGGGAGGTCTGGTCGCGCTGCACCTGGTCGATGTCGACGTACGCATCAAGGTCCAGCCGGGCCACCTCGACGGCGTCGACCCCGCGGACGGCACCGACGTCACGGGCCCCCACCTCGTCCGCGTCGAGACGACCGAGGATGCGGACACCACGATCGCCGGGACGGCGGGCGACCTCGACACGTGGCTGTGGCGGCGGGGCGACGACCGTCGGATCCGGGTGACGGGTGACCCCGCGGCCCGTGCCCGTTTCCGGGCCGCGGTCGACCAACCGCTCGACTGA
- a CDS encoding ACT domain-containing protein, translating to MSESVARTLLRYPETLAVVRLGPGSEIPPWAESSSIFSVTATATETSLVCAGRNVPKKARHQGDFVAFCVEGSLDFAETGILAGLLAPLAEEEISVFTLSTFDTDWILVPRSAADRAEEAWRRSGHDTRPAEPVQP from the coding sequence GTGAGCGAGAGCGTCGCGCGCACCCTGCTGCGCTACCCCGAGACCCTGGCCGTCGTCCGGCTCGGCCCCGGTTCGGAGATCCCGCCCTGGGCCGAGTCGTCCTCGATCTTCTCCGTCACGGCCACCGCGACGGAGACCTCGCTGGTCTGCGCCGGCCGCAACGTGCCGAAGAAGGCACGCCACCAGGGCGACTTCGTGGCGTTCTGCGTCGAGGGCTCGTTGGACTTCGCCGAGACCGGGATCCTGGCCGGCCTGCTGGCGCCACTGGCGGAGGAGGAGATCAGCGTCTTCACGCTCTCGACCTTCGACACCGACTGGATCCTGGTGCCGCGCAGCGCCGCGGACCGTGCCGAGGAGGCGTGGCGACGATCGGGCCACGACACCCGCCCCGCCGAGCCAGTCCAGCCCTGA